AGCTATGTAAGGCTCCTCATGTATGTCAAGACCTAAGCCATGCCCGGTCCTGTGGGTGAAATACTCACCGTACCCCTTGGTAGTTATCAAACCTCTAGCTACGGAATCCACCTCCCTAGCCATCGCACCCTCCCTGACAGCTTGAAAGGCTTCCTCTTGAGCTTCCTTGACGATCTCATAAACTTCAGAAGCCTTCTTAGATGGCTTACCGATCGAGAAGGTCCTGGTTATATCTGAGCAGTAACCCTTGTACCTAGCCCCGAAATCGATTATCAGGATATCACCTTCAGTTATCCTCCTCTCCCCGGGGGTATGATGGGGATTGGCTCCATTCGGCCCTGATGCGACTATGGCATCGAAGGAGAACTTATCAGCCCCCAGATCTACTATCGCATTTTCTATCATTCTAGCAACTTCTCTCTCCTTCTTTCCCTCAAGATCCTCGCTGATTATCCTCTCTATAGTTTTATCAGCTATTCTAGCAGCTTCCCTCATCAAAGCTATCTCGCTCTCATCCTTCACCACCCTGAGCTTCGAGGTCAGTTGACTTAGAGGTCTCAGATCGTAATTCCTCAGGAAATCGTAGATCCTGAGGAGATGAGCAGCCTGCATGTGATCATCCACCGCTATGCTTCCTGATCTCCCGAAAAGCCTCTCGATCAGACCTTTTATTATCTCATAGGGGTTCTCTGAATCGCTCCATATCCTCACGTCCCTTATCCAAGTCTCCTTTAGCTCGTTCTCGTACAACTTGGGTGCTAGGAGGGACACATCACCATCGGATGATATTAAGAGGGCGAAGAGCCTCTCTAAGGTAGCTGATGGGGACAGCCCCGTTAGGTAGAGTAGGTTCGTCCCAGGGACCACTATAGCCCCTGCCAATCCGGATTCCTTCATCGAGTTGACCAACATATTCAACCTGCCCTCGAAGGGAGCTACCATGGGACCACCGATCGATCGGGATCCTGAAAGATATAAAAGGGAGGGGATTCCCTCGCCCCTCGTAAGTTAAAAAGATGTGAGATTCCCTTAGAGCTTTATCTTCGGTGCTAAAACCCAGAGGACCCTGACCTCCTCATCCCCTATGTTCTCGATGTAGTGAGGTGTCCCCTTGGGGTTGAGCAGGAGGTCTCCGGGCCTAAGCACTAGCTCCTCCTCATCCGTGCAGAACTTAAGCGTTCCGGATATCATGAAGGATAGCTCATCGCTCTCAGAGTGCGAACTGAAGCCCTTGGGAGGATACCTCTCCCCAGGCTTTATCACGGCCACCCCGGACTGCAGTATATCACCCGTCAGTAGCTCGAGCACATGCTCCTTGACCCCACTCCAGAACTCATCCGACAGGTTCATCCTCTTGACTCCCATACTCAACACCCTCTCTCCCTCATCTCCTTTCTTAGCCTCTCAGTAGCTTCGAAGTCCACTTCTAGCGTCTCGGGATTTATCACAACCCCGTATATCTCCCTAGCCTGCTGAACCGTTACGTAACGGTTCAAGACATCCCATTGAACGAGCTTCGGATCCCTTTCGAGGGGCCTCCCCCAGCCCCCACCTCCCCCGCTCCTTATGCTCACGATATCACCCTTCAGTAACCTCATATTGAACGCTCTCCCACCGTCCCAGATGACCTTATCATCCCTGAGGACCACGATGTGATTGCAGGATCCGGGTAAGCCACCATCAACCCCCCACGGAGGGTAGCTTATCCTGTTTATCGAGCAGACGAGCTCAGCTCCCTCAGCCAGTATCCTGTAGTCCTTCCTCATACCGAACCCGCCTCTGAACCTCCCATGTCCCACGCCATCCTCCAAGTTGAGCCTCATGCACTCGACCCTTATGGGGTACTCCCTCTCTATCACCTCAGCAGGGTGCGCGTAGGTCTCACCGTCAGCTGAAGCCACTAGTACGGACTCACCGTCCCTATCGATAGCTGCTCCCCATCCTCCGGGGTTCGGCTCAACTAAGATCTTGTACTTCTTATCCCTGGGGTCTATCATGCTCAGTGTCTCCGCTACCACTGATAGGAAGTGCCCTGCGGTGAGCCTCTCGGGTATGTGAGGAGCGAGAGCCTTCCAGATAAGGTCTACAGCATAGAACATGGTCTCCCAGTAGCAACTGGTGGCTGCTGGAGGCACGGCATTGAATATGGTACCTTCGGGAGCTATTACTTTAACGGGGTCGAAGTAGCCTTCGCTCACTGAGACGTGAGGATCCGTCACCGCTACGAAGGCTATCGTAGCCGAAGCGTAAGTTCCTGGGAGTGTCGTATTTATAGGAGCCCTGACCTGCGGCGGGTTCTCCGTGAAATCTGCTATGAATTCATCCTCAGTTATCTTCACCCTAACCGTTATCCTTATGTCCTCATCCATCCCCTCGTACTTCTCTATATGCTCCTCAGCGAAGTACTCCCCTTTGGGAAGCTTCTGGAGGTTCTTCCTCGCTAGCACCCTCCCCTCACTGAGTTTATCCTCCATAGCCTCTCTCACTGTATCAGCACCGTACTTATCACAGAGATCAACTATCCTGCGTTGAGCGTACCTCAGAGCTGCAGCCAGAGCTTCTATATCGCCATGTACGTAATCAGGTATCCTGCTATTTCGTAGAACCAGCCTCAGGACATCTATATTGAGCTCGCCCCTCCTGTAAAGGCGGACGCCGGGTATTATTATCCCCTCCTGATATATCTCTGTCGCGTTTGGACCCCAGCTACCCGGGTTCATGCCTCCAACATCGTTCACATGCCCTCTTATCGCACCTATAGCCATGAGCTTCTCCCTGTAGAATAGGGGCATCACTAAGCCGACGTCGTTCAGGTGGGTACCAGCTATATAGGGATCGTTCACTAAGTAGATGTCACCAGGCTCCATTCTAGAGCCTTGCTCCTCCAGTAGTTTCATCATGTTCCTTGACATTATCGGGAGTATATCTATGAAGACCGGAAGCCCTGTCCCTATCGCTATCAGTCTTCCCTCCGCATCGAGGAGAGCGGGTGAGAAGTCGTAAGTCTCGTATATTATGCTGCTTTTAGCTGACCTTATGGTGGTGTAGAACATCTCCTTAGCGATGCTCGAAAGGACATTCTTTATTATTTGAATCGTAACAATATCCCTACTCATCAGGACCACCTCCTATTCGGAATCAGGATAATATTCCCAAAATCATCGTGACGGGCTTTAAAGTTCTTG
This is a stretch of genomic DNA from Candidatus Korarchaeum sp.. It encodes these proteins:
- a CDS encoding aminopeptidase P family protein yields the protein MVAPFEGRLNMLVNSMKESGLAGAIVVPGTNLLYLTGLSPSATLERLFALLISSDGDVSLLAPKLYENELKETWIRDVRIWSDSENPYEIIKGLIERLFGRSGSIAVDDHMQAAHLLRIYDFLRNYDLRPLSQLTSKLRVVKDESEIALMREAARIADKTIERIISEDLEGKKEREVARMIENAIVDLGADKFSFDAIVASGPNGANPHHTPGERRITEGDILIIDFGARYKGYCSDITRTFSIGKPSKKASEVYEIVKEAQEEAFQAVREGAMAREVDSVARGLITTKGYGEYFTHRTGHGLGLDIHEEPYIAPNSETELRNGMVFTIEPGVYLEGEFGVRIEDDVAIVSGRGERLTKATRELVTL
- a CDS encoding cupin domain-containing protein; this encodes MGVKRMNLSDEFWSGVKEHVLELLTGDILQSGVAVIKPGERYPPKGFSSHSESDELSFMISGTLKFCTDEEELVLRPGDLLLNPKGTPHYIENIGDEEVRVLWVLAPKIKL
- a CDS encoding hydantoinase B/oxoprolinase family protein is translated as MSRDIVTIQIIKNVLSSIAKEMFYTTIRSAKSSIIYETYDFSPALLDAEGRLIAIGTGLPVFIDILPIMSRNMMKLLEEQGSRMEPGDIYLVNDPYIAGTHLNDVGLVMPLFYREKLMAIGAIRGHVNDVGGMNPGSWGPNATEIYQEGIIIPGVRLYRRGELNIDVLRLVLRNSRIPDYVHGDIEALAAALRYAQRRIVDLCDKYGADTVREAMEDKLSEGRVLARKNLQKLPKGEYFAEEHIEKYEGMDEDIRITVRVKITEDEFIADFTENPPQVRAPINTTLPGTYASATIAFVAVTDPHVSVSEGYFDPVKVIAPEGTIFNAVPPAATSCYWETMFYAVDLIWKALAPHIPERLTAGHFLSVVAETLSMIDPRDKKYKILVEPNPGGWGAAIDRDGESVLVASADGETYAHPAEVIEREYPIRVECMRLNLEDGVGHGRFRGGFGMRKDYRILAEGAELVCSINRISYPPWGVDGGLPGSCNHIVVLRDDKVIWDGGRAFNMRLLKGDIVSIRSGGGGGWGRPLERDPKLVQWDVLNRYVTVQQAREIYGVVINPETLEVDFEATERLRKEMRERGC